The Pseudomonas viciae genomic interval TCGCATCAGACGAGTGGTCCTGATGGGTGAAACCGATCGAAGCGCGCGCCGCGGTTTCGGCACCAGCGTTCGTGGTCATGATGATGATCACGTTACGGAAGTCCGCCTTGCGCCCGTTGTTATCGGTCAGCGTACCGTGGTCCATGACCTGCAGCAGCAGGTTGAAGACTTCCGGATGCGCCTTCTCGATCTCATCGAGCAGCAGCACGCAGTGTGGCTGCTTGGTGATGGCTTCCGTCAGCAAGCCGCCCTGGTCGAAACCAACATAGCCTGGAGGCGCACCGATCAGGCGCGACACGGTGTGGCGCTCCATGTACTCGGACATATCGAAGCGCACCAGCTCGATGCCCATCGCCTTGGCCAACTGCCGTGCCGCCTCGGTCTTGCCGACCCCGGTAGGCCCCGCGAACAGGAAGGAACCCACTGGCTTGTCCGGCGACTTGAGACCGGCACGAGACAGCTTGATGGCAGTCGACAGCGAGTCGATGGCCGCATCCTGACCGAACACGGTCAGCTTCAGGTCGCGCTCCAGGTTACGCAGCAGTTCTTTGTCGGAACTGGTGACGTGCTTAGGCGGAATCCGCGCGATTTTCGCCACGATGTCCTCGACCTGAGGCACCTCGATGCGTTTGACGCGCTTCTCCACCGGCTGCAGGCGCTGATAGGCACCCGCCTCGTCGATGACGTCGATAGCCTTGTCCGGCATGTGCCGGTCATTGATATAGCGCGAGGCCAGTTCCGCCGCTGCGCGCAGGGCTTCATCACTGTATTCGATGTTGTGGTGCAACTCGAACCGCCCTTTCAGGCCGCGCAGGATGCCAATGGTGTCCTCCACCGAAGGCTCAGACACATCGACCTTCTGGAAGCGCCGGGCCAAGGCACGGTCCTTCTCGAAGATCCCGCGAAATTCCTGGAACGTCGTCGAACCGATGCAACGGATATCACCCGATGACAGCAACGGCTTGAGCAGGTTGGAGGCATCCATGACCCCACCGGACGCAGCACCGGCACCGATGATGGTGTGGATTTCATCGATGAACAGGATCGCTTGCGGACGTTTTTTCAGTTCGCCGAGCAACGCCTTGAAGCGCTTCTCGAAATCACCACGGTACTTGGTGCCAGCCAGCAAGGCACCCAGGTCAAGGGAATAGACCACGCTGTTGGCCAGCAGGTCCGGCACCTGATTGTCGACGATGCGCTTGGCGAGGCCTTCGGCAATCGCCGTCTTACCCACGCCCGCCTCGCCCACCAGCAACGGATTGTTCTTGCGACGCCGGGCCAGGATCTGCGCAACGCGCTCGACCTCTGCCTCGCGTCCGACCAGCGGATCGATACGCCCCTGGCGTGCCAGCTCATTCAGATTGCTGGCATAGGCGTCCAGCGGGTTGCCTGAGGAAGAAGACTCACCGCCCTCGTCGTCCTGCATATCCTGCTCACCCTCGGAATGATCGCCATGCCCAGGCACCTTGGAGATGCCATGGGCGATGTAATTGACGACATCGATACGTGCAACGCTCTGCTGCTTGAGCAGGAAAACCGCCTGGCTTTCCTGTTCGCTGAAGATGGCAACCAGCACGTTGGCACCGGTGACTTCACGTTTGCCCGAGCTCTGTACATGAAAGACAGCACGCTGCAGGACACGCTGGAAGCCCAGGGTTGGCTGGGTTTCCCGATCCTCGTCATGCACGGGGATCAGTGGCGTGGTGGAGTCGATGAACTCCTGCAGATCATGCTTGAGTTTATCGAGGTTCGCGCCGCAGGCACGCAAAACGGTGGCGGCAGCCTCGTTATCCAATAGGGCCAGCAGCAGGTGCTCGACGGTCATGAATTCATGACGCTTCGAACGAGCCTCCTTGAAGGCAAGATTGAGGGTGACTTCGAGCTCGCGGTTTAACATAGCTTCACCTCATACCCAAGTGGTCGGCGTTAACCGTCCTTCTCGATTTCACAGAGTAGCGGATGCTGGCTTTCCCGGGCGTACTGGTTGACCTGCATGGCCTTCGTCTCGGCGATGTCGCGGGTAAACACTCCACATACTGCCCGTCCCTCTGTATGGACGGCCAGCATGACCTTGGTCGCCAGCTCGCGATTCAGGTTAAAAAACACCTCGAGCACTTCGACGACGAAATCCATCGGTGTGTAGTCATCGTTGAACAAAACCACCTTGTACATCGGTGGCGCCTGTAATGCAGGCTTTGCTTCCTGAACAGCAATGCCTGCGGAATCGTCGTCGTGTAGATCCGGGCGATCCTGATTGAATGTTAGTCGAATCTGGCTGACTGCATGCATGGAAAGAAAGGTTCGTTTAGTTGGCGAATACAGTGATGGGGGCGCTTTCGGGCGATTTCAACCACGACAACCCGGTCACCTTGACTATCGGCAAAACGGTGTTACAACCAATAGAGCCCATCGTGGGTCAAAAAGGTCCGTGGAATCTATCCTGTCAACAGATTAGCCTGCGGATGAACTGGATGATACTCCAGTGATGGAGTGTGTTGCAGAGGGATATGGTTTATGTCGGTCGTCAAGATGAGTGGCAAGGTGAAATGGTTCAACAATGCCAAGGGCTTCGGTTTCATTATCGCCGACGGCATGGAAGAAGACCTCTTCACCCATTACTCGGCAATCAACATGGAAGGCTATAAAACCCTGAAGGCCGGACAGCCTGTGACATTCGACGTCATCCAGGGACCCAAGGGCCTGCACGCGGTCAACATCAAGGTAGCCATCACCGAAGACACGACCGCGCCTGTCAATGCCAGGATCACTGAGACCCACTGACCGGCTGTCGTCGCCCGGACAAATAAAAATGCCCGACTCGATCATTCGAGTCGGGCATCGTTGCTGAGCGCCGTTGCGCTTACATGTGCGAGATCAGCGCATCGCCAAAGCCCGAAGACGATACCAGCTTGGCACCCTCCATCAGGCGTTCGAAGTCATAGGTCACGGTCTTGGCCGAAATCGCCCCGTTGGTGCCCTTGATGATCAGGTCGGCCGCTTCGGTCCACCCCATGTGGCGCAGCATCATTTCAGCCGACAGGATCAGCGACCCCGGGTTGACCTGGTCCTTGCCGGCATACTTGGGCGCGGTACCGTGGGTGGCTTCGAACATCGCCACGGTGTCGGACAGGTTGGCGCCCGGCGCAATACCAATACCGCCCACTTCCGCCGCCAGGGCGTCGGACAGGTAGTCACCATTCAGGTTCAGGGTGGCGATCACGTCATACTCGGCCGGGCGCAGCAGGATCTGCTGGAGCATCGCATCGGCGATGGCGTCCTTGACGATGACATTCTTGCCGGTCCGCGGGTTCTTGAACTGCATCCAAGGCCCACCGTCGAGCAGGGTCGCACCGAATTCCTCGGCCGCCACTTCGTAGGCCCATTCCTTGAAGGCACCTTCGGTGAACTTCATGATGTTGCCTTTGTGCACGATAGTCAGCGAATCACGGTCATTGTCGACAACATATTGCAAGGCCTTGCGGGCCAGGCGCTTGGTGCCCTGCTTGGAAACCGGCTTGATGCCGATGCCGCAGTCCTGGTCGAAACGGATCTTGGTCACACCCATTTCTTCTTTCAGGAACTTGATGACCTTGGTGGCTTCGGGCGAACCGGCTTTCCACTCGATACCGGCGTAGATGTCTTCGGAGTTCTCACGGAAGATCGTCATATCCACGTCGCCAGGCTTCTTGACCGGGCTCGGCACGCCTTCGAACCAGCGCACCGGACGCAGGCATACATACAGGTCAAGCTGTTGACGCAGGGCCACGTTCAACGAACGGATACCGCCACCGACCGGCGTGGTCAGCGGACCCTTGATGGAAACCACGTAGTCCTTGACCGCGTCCAGGGTTTCCTGGGGGAGCCAGGTGTCCTGGTCGTAAACCTGAGTCGCTTTCTCACCGGCATAGACTTCCATCCAGGAAATCTTGCGCTTGCCGCCATAGGCCTTCTGAACCGCAGCGTCCACAACCTTGATCATGACCGGACTGATATCGACGCCAATGCCGTCGCCTTCGATGAAGGGGATGATCGGGTTGTCGGGAACATTAAGAGAATGGTCTGCATTGACGGTGATTTTGTCACCGACGGCTGGAACCTGAATCTTTTGATACCCCATGCTGAACTCCATTGCTTGGATTGAACATCTGGCTGCGTTCGAGCGTACCCCAGTTGAATCGGCGCGCAAACCCTACGTTCGGCTCATGTGGCATAAAGCGCTGCAGTTGGTGGTGTACAAGCCTGAAAATCAAGGGA includes:
- the clpA gene encoding ATP-dependent Clp protease ATP-binding subunit ClpA, whose product is MLNRELEVTLNLAFKEARSKRHEFMTVEHLLLALLDNEAAATVLRACGANLDKLKHDLQEFIDSTTPLIPVHDEDRETQPTLGFQRVLQRAVFHVQSSGKREVTGANVLVAIFSEQESQAVFLLKQQSVARIDVVNYIAHGISKVPGHGDHSEGEQDMQDDEGGESSSSGNPLDAYASNLNELARQGRIDPLVGREAEVERVAQILARRRKNNPLLVGEAGVGKTAIAEGLAKRIVDNQVPDLLANSVVYSLDLGALLAGTKYRGDFEKRFKALLGELKKRPQAILFIDEIHTIIGAGAASGGVMDASNLLKPLLSSGDIRCIGSTTFQEFRGIFEKDRALARRFQKVDVSEPSVEDTIGILRGLKGRFELHHNIEYSDEALRAAAELASRYINDRHMPDKAIDVIDEAGAYQRLQPVEKRVKRIEVPQVEDIVAKIARIPPKHVTSSDKELLRNLERDLKLTVFGQDAAIDSLSTAIKLSRAGLKSPDKPVGSFLFAGPTGVGKTEAARQLAKAMGIELVRFDMSEYMERHTVSRLIGAPPGYVGFDQGGLLTEAITKQPHCVLLLDEIEKAHPEVFNLLLQVMDHGTLTDNNGRKADFRNVIIIMTTNAGAETAARASIGFTHQDHSSDAMEVIKKSFTPEFRNRLDTIIQFGRLSHEVIKSVVDKFLTELQAQLEDKRVLLEVTDAARSWLAEGGYDVTMGARPMARLIQDKIKRPLAEEILFGELAEHGGVVHIDIKDGELTFDFETTAEMA
- the cspD gene encoding cold shock domain-containing protein CspD, whose amino-acid sequence is MSVVKMSGKVKWFNNAKGFGFIIADGMEEDLFTHYSAINMEGYKTLKAGQPVTFDVIQGPKGLHAVNIKVAITEDTTAPVNARITETH
- the icd gene encoding NADP-dependent isocitrate dehydrogenase; translation: MGYQKIQVPAVGDKITVNADHSLNVPDNPIIPFIEGDGIGVDISPVMIKVVDAAVQKAYGGKRKISWMEVYAGEKATQVYDQDTWLPQETLDAVKDYVVSIKGPLTTPVGGGIRSLNVALRQQLDLYVCLRPVRWFEGVPSPVKKPGDVDMTIFRENSEDIYAGIEWKAGSPEATKVIKFLKEEMGVTKIRFDQDCGIGIKPVSKQGTKRLARKALQYVVDNDRDSLTIVHKGNIMKFTEGAFKEWAYEVAAEEFGATLLDGGPWMQFKNPRTGKNVIVKDAIADAMLQQILLRPAEYDVIATLNLNGDYLSDALAAEVGGIGIAPGANLSDTVAMFEATHGTAPKYAGKDQVNPGSLILSAEMMLRHMGWTEAADLIIKGTNGAISAKTVTYDFERLMEGAKLVSSSGFGDALISHM
- the clpS gene encoding ATP-dependent Clp protease adapter ClpS → MHAVSQIRLTFNQDRPDLHDDDSAGIAVQEAKPALQAPPMYKVVLFNDDYTPMDFVVEVLEVFFNLNRELATKVMLAVHTEGRAVCGVFTRDIAETKAMQVNQYARESQHPLLCEIEKDG